In Microcaecilia unicolor chromosome 1, aMicUni1.1, whole genome shotgun sequence, the following are encoded in one genomic region:
- the LOC115462622 gene encoding gastrula zinc finger protein XlCGF26.1-like produces the protein KSFRQKGNLTRHQRIHTGMKPFICSECNKSFSQKEYLTNHQRIHTGVKLFICTECNKSFTHKISLTQHQRIHTGVKPLICSECNKSFSQKRNLTIHQRIHTGVKPLICSECNKSFSQKRNLTIHQRIHTGVKPFICTECNKSFSQKANLTKHQRIHTGMKPFICSECNKSFRQKGDLTKHQRIHTGMKPFICTECNKSFSQKSNLTKHQRIHTGMNPFIYSECNKSFSQKSNLTKHQRIHTGMKPFICSECNKSFSQKRYLTEHQRIHTGVKPFICSECNKSFSHKTNLKEHQRIHTGMKPFICSECNKSFSQKRYLTEHQRIHTGVKPFICTECNKSFTQKTSLTIHQRIHTGVKPFICSECNKSFSHKTNLKEHQRIHTGMKPFICSECNKSFSQKQYLTRHQRIHKGMKPLNCTECNKSFNQKVNLTIHQRIHTGVKSFACSECERSFTVKEALRRHWRIHKGIKPCICTECNKSFSRKGHLTIHQRIHTGVKPFICSECNKSFSHKTNLKEHQRIHTGVKPFICSECNKSFSHKTNLKEHQRIHTGMKPFICSECNKSFSQKRYLTEHQRIHTGVKPFICTECNKSFTQKTSLTIHQRIHTGVKPFICSECNKSFSHKT, from the coding sequence aaaagcttcaggcagaagggaaacctcaccagacaccagagaattcacacaggaatgaaaccattcatctgcagtgagtgtaataaaagcttcagtcagaaggaatACCTCACcaaccaccagagaatccacacaggagtgaaactgtttatctgcactgagtgtaataaaagcttcactcataaaataagcctcacacaacaccagagaatccacacaggagtgaaaccattgatctgcagtgagtgtaataaaagcttcagtcagaagagaaacctcacaatacaccagagaatccacacaggagtgaaaccattgatctgcagtgagtgtaataaaagcttcagtcagaagagaaacctcacaatacaccagagaatccacacaggagtgaaaccattcatctgtactgagtgtaataaaagcttcagtcagaaggcaaatctcacaaaacaccagagaatccacacaggaatgaaaccattcatctgcagtgagtgtaataaaagcttcaggcagaagggagacctcacaaaacaccagagaatccacacaggaatgaaaccattcatctgcactgaatgtaataaaagcttcagtcagaagtcaaatctcacaaaacaccagagaattcacacaggaatgaatCCATTCATCtacagtgagtgtaataaaagcttcagtcagaagtcaaatctcacaaaacaccagagaatccacacaggaatgaaaccattcatctgcagtgagtgtaataaaagcttcagtcagaagcgatacctcacagaacaccagagaatccacacaggagtgaaaccattcatctgcagtgagtgtaataaaagctttagtcataaaacaaacctcaaagaacaccagagaatccacacaggaatgaaaccattcatctgcagtgagtgtaataaaagcttcagtcagaagcgatacctcacagaacaccagagaatccacacaggagtgaaaccattcatctgcactgagtgtaataaaagcttcactcagaaaacaagcctcacaatacaccagagaatccacacaggagtgaaaccattcatctgcagtgagtgtaataaaagctttagtcataaaacaaacctcaaagaacaccagagaatccacacaggaatgaaaccattcatctgcagtgagtgtaataaaagcttcagtcagaagcaatacctcaccagacaccagagaatccacaaaggaatgaaaccacttaactgtactgagtgtaataaaagtttcaatcagaaggtaaacctcacaatacaccagagaatccacactggagtaaAGTCTTTTGCATGTTCTGAGTGTGAAAGAAGCTTTACTGTGAAAGAAGCACTCAGAAGACACTGGAGAATCCACAAAGGCATCAAACCATGtatttgcactgagtgtaataaaagcttcagtcggaagggacacctcacaatacaccagagaatccacacaggagtgaaaccattcatctgcagtgagtgtaataaaagctttagtcataaaacaaacctcaaagaacaccagagaatccacacaggagtgaaaccattcatctgcagtgagtgtaataaaagctttagtcataaaacaaacctcaaagaacaccagagaatccacacaggaatgaaaccattcatctgcagtgagtgtaataaaagcttcagtcagaagcgatacctcacagaacaccagagaatccacacaggagtgaaaccattcatctgcactgagtgtaataaaagcttcactcagaaaacaagcctcacaatacaccagagaatccacacaggagtgaaaccattcatctgcagtgagtgtaataaaagctttagtcataaaaca